AAACCATCCTTTAACTGGATCTTCTCGTTATAGCCGCTTTCGAGAACACCATAGGCCACTGGTGATCCTGAACCGGTCGCGATAAGGTTGTCCTCAATTGTGCTTCCAAAAGGGTCCAAATTGAAGAGGTGGTAACCTTCAGAGTCATATCCTCCGAGAATAACCTGAATCATGTAGGGGTAGTATCTCTGAGAGAAGAGCAGCGTTGAGGCTAGACTTGCCACAGCCCTTACAGGAACAATTCTCTTCCTCTGATATTGATAGATTGAGGCGTTAGCCCTAAGAATATCGAGCAGATTAATAGCTTCAGCTGGAACCCCCGCAATCGTCATGCCAATATTCCTAGTCACCATATAAAGTTTCTTCACCCTCTTATGCGCAACAAAGCCTGGAAGCATCGTC
This window of the Candidatus Bathyarchaeota archaeon genome carries:
- the psmB gene encoding archaeal proteasome endopeptidase complex subunit beta, translated to MYLNNPDGWKLKATTTLALKCADGVIMATDTRATMLPGFVAHKRVKKLYMVTRNIGMTIAGVPAEAINLLDILRANASIYQYQRKRIVPVRAVASLASTLLFSQRYYPYMIQVILGGYDSEGYHLFNLDPFGSTIEDNLIATGSGSPVAYGVLESGYNEKIQLKDGLELAARAIMSAMKRDVYTGDNFDIAIITEEKGFVELSEEEKKNLLKKETR